Proteins from one Rosa chinensis cultivar Old Blush chromosome 7, RchiOBHm-V2, whole genome shotgun sequence genomic window:
- the LOC112179327 gene encoding uncharacterized protein LOC112179327: protein MESSSMEAEALEIFEVGPCEDAYTMGYMIGQRFSNKIKSRLARDLILQDQLLPFAQTPESQPLIQSLTENHRSKFPRYWDELVGTAEGSGVPVLEIMMINFRKEILPFLPKTVMNCKIDTPDDCSDVLVASDSMAIVAHNEDANVALVGHTYLVKGTLSNGISFIAYTYAGELPSCAFGINSHGLAFTLNSVPPSESEIVPGGIGRNFISRDLLEAKSIIDALCRIESAEVSAGHSYNLIETRTRRIINVETASKNRVSVYEVGETPFFHANMYLHLQVNQVHDENSLTRQRKATMLPKGSKEDVLSLLGDTDEPTYPIYMTGPTLYTLCTAVIDLDEQTLSIVEGNPKKGEISHIFSTCSEDFKMP, encoded by the exons ATGGAGAGCTCTAGCATGGAAGCAGAAGCTTTGGAGATATTTGAGGTTGGTCCTTGTGAAGATGCTTACACAATGGGCTACATGATAGGCCAGAGGTTTTCAAACAAGATAAAGAGCAGGTTGGCCAGAGACCTCATTCTTCAAGACCAGCTCCTCCCTTTTGCTCAGACCCCAGAGTCACAGCCACTCATTCAGTCTCTTACTGAAAATCACCGGAGCAAGTTTCCAAGGTATTGGGACGAGCTCGTAGGAACTGCAGAGGGAAGTGGTGTGCCAGTTCTTGAA ATAATGATGATCAACTTTAGGAAGGAGATTCTTCCATTTCTTCCAAAGACGGTGATGAATTGCAAAATAGATACCCCGGATGACTGCTCTGATGTTCTTGTTGCTAGCGATTCCATGGCAATTGTGGCTCACAATGAGGATGCAAATGTTGCTCTGGTTGGCCATAC CTATTTGGTAAAAGGAACTCTGTCAAATGGGATATCATTCATTGCTTATACATATGCCGGAGAGCTCCCTAGCTGTGCATTCGGCATCAACAGTCATGGTCTG GCATTTACGTTGAATTCGGTACCCCCATCTGAAAGTGAGATTGTTCCTGGAGGCATTGGGCGGAACTTTATTTCACGAGACCTGCTTGAAGCAAAGAGCATTATTGATGCATTATGT AGAATTGAATCAGCAGAAGTTTCTGCAGGACATAGTTACAATCTGATTGAGACAAGGACACGAAGAATTATCAATGTAGAAACTGCATCAAAGAACCGGGTTTCAGTTTATGAGGTTGGAGAAACACCATTCTTCCATGCAAACATGTATCTTCATCTCCAGGTTAATCAG GTACATGATGAAAATTCATTAACAAGGCAAAGGAAAGCAACTATGCTACCTAAAGGCTCCAAAGAAGATGTCCTGTCACTTCTAGGAGATACAGACGAGCCAACATACCCCATCTACATGACAG GTCCAACGCTTTACACTCTATGCACAGCAGTGATAGACCTCGATGAACAAACCCTATCAATTGTTGAAGGAAACCCGAAAAAAGGAGAAATCTCTCACATCTTCTCTACGTGTTCAGAAGATTTCAAGATGCCATAA
- the LOC112179328 gene encoding uncharacterized protein LOC112179328 has translation MAAASFRWILQLHKDVPRAARFYSEGLDFTVHVCTLRWAELQSGPLKLGLMQSPNDHVMQKGHSSLLSFTVTDINQTMTKLMALGGELDGPIKYEIHGKVAAMRCLDGHILGLYEPA, from the exons atggcaGCGGCGTCGTTTAGGTGGATACTGCAGCTGCACAAGGACGTGCCCAGAGCTGCTCGGTTCTACTCGGAAGGCTTGGACTTCACCGTGCACGTCTGTACTCTTCGCTGGGCTGAGCTTCAGTCCGGTCCACTCAAACTCGGCCTCATGCAATCCCCCAA TGACCATGTAATGCAGAAGGGACACTCTTCGCTTCTGTCGTTCACAGTGACAGACATTAATCAAACAATGACGAAACTAATGGCATTAGGAGGTGAACTAGATGGTCCTATCAAATATGAAATCCATGGCAAG GTTGCAGCAATGCGCTGTCTTGATGGGCACATTTTAGGCCTCTATGAACCTGCATAG
- the LOC112178576 gene encoding uncharacterized protein At5g41620: protein MKEERESGGVEAEKEENLREKLARRRRVLIRKSIRGGPTTPVLSSWSLYPLGQEQQPIIKDAPLTTNHTGASARKLGAALWEFQNYFPLSKMHRGNHSNGGGAPPPPRQRHHLHLHHHLNKDKGTLDLSNFLADNCPSSPEQPASASSLTRHIAASLMQHHRSIGRNNHLLQPVSPASYGSSMEVAPYNPAVTPTSSLDFKGRIGESHYNLKTSTELLKVLNRIWSLEEQHTSNIALIKALKAELDHARVKIKDLVRVRQADRHELDNLMKQIGEDKLVRKSKEQDRIHAAVQSVRDELEDERRLRKRSESLHRKLARDLSEVKSSLSNSLRELESERKSRKLLEDLCDEFAKGIKDYEQEVHFLKQKSDKDWTGSSDRDRLILHVSESWLDERMQMQLEQTECGLPEKNSIVDKLSLEIETFLQAKHMNNTLKNTESLLPRDRRKNSLESVPLNEAVSVPQDAGDEEDSLGSDSHCFELNKPSNSDFKLQVEEAVENGIDEKVKSEHSKKKPASSERVRSRTPSSLQVKFEEQMAWALSCSENKKSQVVNAEQGKTEEVKQTETSMSQKSEHCEATEDETYRKGNKQDQRHGSNPNYMAENHLRNQLLISDGGLVHPENNLNEASCSNTGWRNQASPVRQWMARLTSPTLDISEPSSKLPLRKKENTLKAKLLEARSKGQRSTRTKAFKSTS from the exons atGAAAGAAGAGAGGGAAAGTGGGGGTGTGGAAGCAGAAAAGGAGGAAAATTTGAGAGAAAAGTTGGCAAGGAGGAGAAGGGTATTGATTAGAAAAAGCATCAGAGGTGGCCCAACCACTCCAGTGTTGTCCTCATGGAGTCTCTACCCTTTAGGCCAGGAACAACAACCCATCATTAAAGACGCTCCCTTAACTACTAATCACACTGGTGCCTCAGCTAGAAAGCTAGGAGCTGCTCTTTGGGAGTTTCAGAACTACTTCCCACTCTCAAAGATGCACAGAGGCAATCACAGCAATGGTGGTGGTGCTCCTCCACCGCCTAGGCAGCGCCACCACCTTCATCTCCACCACCACCTCAACAAGGACAAGGGCACTCTTGACCTTTCCAACTTTTTGGCTGATAATTGTCCCAGTTCTCCTGAACAG CCAGCAAGTGCAAGCAGTTTAACGAGGCATATTGCCGCGTCATTGATGCAACATCACCGATCAATTGGAAGGAACAATCACCTTTTACAACCTGTATCCCCTGCAAGCTATGGTAGTTCTATGGAG GTGGCGCCTTATAACCCTGCAGTTACTCCCACCAGTTCTTTAGACTTTAAGGGAAGGATTGGCGAGTCACATTATAATCTTAAAACATCTACAGAACTGCTAAAGGTCTTGAACCGGATTTGGAGTTTGGAGGAGCAGCATACGTCTAATATAGCACTGATAAAAGCACTGAAGGCTGAGTTGGACCATGCCCGTGTCAAGATCAAAGATTTGGTTAGGGTACGGCAAGCTGATAGACATGAGCTAGACAATTTGATGAAGCAAATTGGAGAAGATAAACTAGTTAGGAAGAGCAAAGAACAGGATCGGATACATGCTGCAGTTCAGTCTGTGAGGGATGAACTAGAAGATGAGAGAAGGTTAAGAAAACGATCAGAAAGCCTACACAGGAAGTTAGCACGAGACCTCTCTGAGGTGAAATCTTCTCTTTCCAATTCCCTGAGAGAGCTTGAAAGTGAGAGGAAATCGAGGAAGTTGTTGGAAGACCTATGCGATGAATTTGCTAAAGGCATTAAAGACTATGAACAAGAGGTGCACTTTTTGAAACAGAAATCTGACAAGGATTGGACTGGAAGCTCTGACCGTGATCGATTGATTCTCCATGTATCTGAATCATGGCTGGATGAACGGATGCAGATGCAGCTAGAACAAACCGAGTGTGGTCTACCCGAAAAGAACTCAATAGTGGACAAACTAAGCCTTGAAATTGAGACCTTCCTTCAAGCTAAACATATGAACAACACTCTTAAGAATACCGAAAGTCTGTTGCCAAGGGATCGTCGAAAGAATTCACTGGAATCTGTTCCGCTTAATGAGGCTGTGAGTGTACCTCAAGATGCAGGTGATGAAGAAGATTCTTTAGGCAGTGACTCGCATTGTTTCGAGCTCAATAAACCAAGCAACAGTGACTTCAAATTGCAGGTGGAGGAAGCTGTAGAGAATGGTATTGATGAAAAGGTAAAATCAGAGCACTCAAAGAAAAAACCTGCCTCTTCTGAAAGAGTAAGAAGCCGCACTCCGTCCAGCTTGCAAGTTAAGTTTGAAGAACAGATGGCTTGGGCCTTGTCATGTAGTGAAAATAAGAAATCCCAAGTGGTAAATGCAGAGCAGGGGAAAACTGAAGAAGTGAAGCAAACTGAAACAAGCATGTCTCAAAAATCTGAACATTGTGAAGCCACAGAAGATGAAACTTACAGAAAGGGAAATAAACAAGATCAAAGACATGGTTCTAATCCGAATTACATGGCTGAAAACCATTtaagaaatcaacttttgatatCAGATGGTGGGCTTGTACATCCTGAAAATAATTTGAATGAGGCTTCTTGCAGTAATACTGGATGGAGGAATCAGGCAAGTCCAGTTCGGCAGTGGATGGCAAGACTAACCTCACCAACTCTTGACATATCAGAGCCTTCTTCCAAGTTGCCTCTGCGGAAAAAGGAAAATACCTTGAAGGCAAAGCTTCTTGAAGCAAGGTCTAAAGGACAACGGTCAACACGAACAAAAGCTTTCAAAAGTACCTCTTAA